The Vibrio navarrensis genome has a segment encoding these proteins:
- a CDS encoding Na+/H+ antiporter NhaC family protein — translation MNLIDFSTSPISLLPPIVALTLAILTRKVLVSLGVGIILGAILLNSYSVINAATYVGEKVSAVFVEDGGLNTWNMSIVGFLLLLGMTTALLTLSGGTRAFAEWAQSRVKSKRGSKLLAAFLGVFIFVDDYFNSLAVGAISRPVTDRFYVSRAKLAYILDSTAAPMCVVMPASSWGAYIMTIIGGILVSHGITEYSALGAYLRLVPMNFYAIFALLMVFAVAWFGLDIGKMREHEIAASQGHGFDNDAETDLKEAHEIDEELDIRESEKGKVSDLVLPIVALIIATVASMLYTGAQALAADGKAFNLLGAFENTNVGTSLIYGGLVGLAVALFTVLKQGLALVEIARTLWIGAKSMFGAILILVFAWTIGSVIGDMKTGSYLSTMAQGNIDSHWLPVILFLLSGLMAFSTGTSWGTFGIMLPIAGDMAGATDIALMLPMLSAVLAGSVFGDHCSPISDTTILSSTGARCNHIDHVATQLPYALAVALVSCIGFVALGMTASVTLSLAAASAAFIVVCAVFSWMSKSKRVTLQKA, via the coding sequence ATGAATTTAATAGATTTTTCTACATCTCCTATTTCTTTACTACCGCCAATAGTGGCTCTTACCTTGGCGATATTAACCCGCAAGGTTCTGGTTTCTCTGGGCGTCGGTATTATTCTCGGAGCGATTTTGCTCAACAGTTACTCTGTAATCAACGCGGCGACTTATGTTGGTGAAAAAGTATCGGCCGTTTTCGTTGAAGATGGCGGCCTCAATACTTGGAATATGAGTATTGTGGGTTTCCTTTTGCTACTCGGTATGACCACAGCGTTACTCACTCTTTCCGGGGGTACTCGTGCGTTTGCCGAATGGGCACAATCGCGAGTAAAAAGTAAGCGCGGTTCTAAACTTCTTGCCGCATTTTTAGGCGTTTTTATTTTCGTTGATGACTACTTTAACAGCTTGGCTGTGGGCGCAATTTCTCGCCCAGTCACCGATCGATTCTACGTTTCTCGCGCCAAACTGGCTTACATTCTTGACTCCACCGCAGCGCCAATGTGTGTCGTGATGCCAGCGTCAAGCTGGGGTGCGTACATTATGACCATCATCGGTGGCATTCTGGTTTCACATGGAATCACTGAATATTCAGCGTTAGGGGCATACCTGCGTTTGGTTCCAATGAACTTCTACGCGATCTTTGCCTTGCTGATGGTGTTTGCTGTCGCTTGGTTTGGCCTTGATATTGGTAAGATGCGTGAGCATGAAATTGCCGCTTCGCAAGGCCATGGATTCGACAATGACGCGGAAACCGATCTTAAAGAAGCACATGAAATTGACGAAGAGCTGGATATACGTGAAAGCGAAAAAGGAAAAGTGTCCGATCTTGTCTTACCCATCGTTGCTCTGATTATTGCCACCGTCGCTTCGATGCTTTATACCGGCGCACAAGCGCTGGCCGCAGATGGTAAAGCGTTTAATCTTTTGGGGGCATTTGAAAACACGAATGTTGGCACTTCGCTGATTTACGGAGGCTTAGTCGGCCTAGCAGTAGCGCTGTTCACCGTGCTAAAACAGGGCCTTGCATTGGTCGAAATTGCTCGCACCTTGTGGATTGGCGCAAAATCAATGTTTGGCGCGATTTTGATTCTCGTGTTTGCCTGGACTATCGGCTCGGTGATTGGCGACATGAAAACAGGCTCGTACTTGTCGACGATGGCGCAAGGCAATATTGATTCCCATTGGTTACCTGTGATTCTCTTCCTGCTTTCCGGTTTGATGGCGTTTTCAACCGGCACCTCTTGGGGCACGTTTGGCATCATGCTGCCAATCGCTGGTGATATGGCGGGGGCGACGGACATCGCGTTGATGCTGCCGATGTTGAGTGCAGTATTGGCTGGTTCGGTCTTTGGTGATCACTGCTCGCCGATTTCAGATACCACGATTTTGTCATCGACCGGTGCGCGTTGTAATCACATTGACCATGTCGCGACTCAGTTACCTTATGCACTTGCTGTTGCACTTGTCTCGTGTATCGGCTTTGTAGCGCTTGGCATGACGGCGTCAGTAACGCTCTCTCTGGCCGCTGCGAGTGCCGCTTTCATCGTGGTGTGCGCGGTGTTTTCTTGGATGTCTAAATCCAAAAGAGTGACCTTGCAGAAAGCTTAA